From Hymenobacter volaticus, the proteins below share one genomic window:
- a CDS encoding OmpA family protein: MRYFLLTFRQLLLPLALFASQSAVQAQTAERRTGLGLTFSALQYEGDFGSNYWKFDANEYAPGLAINQYLTRGLDLHTQAIYGQLKGRQNATTFFNTTVVNVNVGFKFKLNNGWALKEEALIQPYLLAAPGWTYASRTGQTDGTRIDEDKSYFDLQAGAGINLRLGRSVGFFVQSSQHLPLQANLDGSTETNTPRWSDRFLQHTVGITINLGQGPDTDEDGVPDRLDHCPSTASNIDVDEHGCAFDDDQDGVPNYMDQCPGQTGTAELHGCPDTDNDGVDNSDDACPDKAGKPELHGCPDTDNDGIADQDDTCPDTPEGSTVNASGCPLAPPPPAPAATSPTDTDGDGVLNADDRCPDRAGPAANRGCPEIKAESRQRLVEATRSIGFERNQATLLPSSYPTLDALAELLKEYPDYSLSIAGHTDSQGPAAFNLRLSRERAAAARRYLLDRGLPESRVEWLGYGISHPLATNATEEGRAQNRRVEFDMFLTGDPNAAQVKYGPEPTVPKTSAPTKKKVVKKKVKSKASLRKKVTSTRARKGSKTLRRTQPSATRKR, from the coding sequence ATGAGATACTTTTTACTTACGTTCCGTCAGCTGCTTTTGCCCCTAGCTTTATTTGCTAGCCAATCCGCTGTTCAGGCTCAGACAGCCGAGCGTCGCACCGGCCTAGGACTGACTTTTAGCGCCTTGCAATATGAAGGTGACTTTGGCTCCAACTATTGGAAGTTCGATGCCAACGAATACGCGCCCGGTCTGGCAATCAACCAGTATCTGACCCGCGGCTTGGATCTGCATACGCAAGCTATTTACGGTCAGCTAAAGGGTCGCCAAAACGCTACCACGTTCTTCAATACAACCGTAGTCAACGTGAATGTGGGTTTCAAATTCAAGCTCAATAACGGTTGGGCATTGAAAGAAGAAGCGCTGATTCAGCCTTACTTGCTAGCTGCTCCTGGCTGGACGTACGCCAGCCGAACCGGCCAGACCGATGGTACCCGCATCGATGAAGACAAAAGCTACTTCGACCTGCAGGCGGGTGCTGGCATTAATTTGCGCTTAGGAAGAAGCGTTGGTTTTTTCGTGCAAAGCAGTCAGCATTTGCCTTTGCAAGCGAATTTAGACGGCTCCACTGAAACAAACACCCCGCGCTGGTCCGACCGCTTTCTTCAGCACACGGTAGGAATAACAATCAACTTAGGCCAGGGCCCAGACACCGATGAAGACGGCGTGCCCGATCGGCTAGATCATTGCCCATCTACCGCCAGCAACATAGATGTCGATGAACACGGCTGTGCATTCGACGATGACCAGGACGGCGTTCCGAATTATATGGATCAGTGCCCAGGACAAACTGGCACGGCCGAGTTGCACGGTTGCCCCGACACCGATAATGATGGTGTCGATAACAGCGACGACGCCTGCCCCGACAAAGCAGGTAAGCCGGAGTTGCATGGCTGCCCCGATACCGACAACGACGGCATTGCCGATCAGGACGACACTTGCCCTGATACGCCTGAAGGCTCAACCGTTAATGCCAGTGGCTGTCCATTGGCTCCGCCACCCCCCGCGCCCGCTGCCACTAGCCCCACCGATACCGATGGTGATGGAGTGCTAAACGCCGATGACCGTTGCCCCGACCGCGCTGGACCAGCCGCCAACCGCGGCTGCCCAGAAATCAAAGCCGAGAGCCGTCAGCGACTAGTTGAAGCAACTCGATCAATTGGCTTCGAGCGCAATCAAGCCACGTTGCTGCCTTCTTCTTATCCTACTTTGGATGCGCTTGCCGAACTATTAAAAGAATATCCCGACTACTCGCTGAGCATTGCCGGCCACACCGATAGTCAGGGGCCAGCGGCTTTCAACTTGCGCCTATCCCGCGAACGGGCTGCTGCTGCTCGTCGGTACCTGCTCGACCGTGGCTTGCCCGAATCCCGTGTTGAGTGGCTGGGGTATGGCATCAGCCATCCGCTAGCGACTAATGCAACCGAGGAAGGCCGCGCTCAGAACCGCCGCGTGGAATTCGACATGTTCTTAACTGGCGACCCTAATGCCGCTCAAGTGAAATATGGCCCCGAACCAACTGTTCCCAAGACTTCTGCACCAACAAAGAAGAAAGTCGTTAAAAAGAAGGTGAAGTCGAAAGCTTCTCTCCGAAAGAAGGTAACCTCTACTCGAGCGAGGAAAGGTTCTAAAACCCTACGCCGCACTCAGCCAAGCGCTACAAGAAAGCGTTAA
- a CDS encoding PAS domain-containing protein yields the protein MTTPLPNRTGVFQVPTTASNPSLFGRLVQTMPWGVLVLNRSGVVTLINEEVQRLTGLSASHVLGQLLTEVLPLDFPEDVRRALYAVVTTEEVVSGTFFLPHSQQWIAMTTEPGEHEVLVYWQNTTEIVVQKRQYQDLADNLTDSIATWGPDLRLRYANAVLVDQLNQPLSELLGKTLGEMEGSTAMSDSYTLELEKVLVTGQPSNHTFAFTTPEGNRHVHLRLIPDCQDGQVRQVLSIAHDITELKQAEVELRATSDLLLAAEEVAHTGSYEVELKAMRLRFSDGMFRLLGEVPQSFVPTLDIMNSRSHPDDVQLVQQILDEAIANKVPYHYLRRVSRADGQMRQLESFGHVVCDEAGDAAKLIGQVRDITERYQAENQLLQATQTIRHMLDGSPAAICLLEAQRDQQTGQIIDLIFRGANHASELLNQKSEACLLGHGLLEYFPGVRTVFFDDYVRVVETGVPLRTDRFYSSEHYEDRWFDVSAVKNGDGIILTFLDITTRKRNEQEQAASQQLLEAIFEATLNSLEVFRSVRDETGQVIDFEWVLANKAAHRLLQRTDLTGKRLLVEEPAMEQIGVFERLCQVVEQRQSVDFEVFYPTDATDAWYYIAATPSMMAWWLIGKTLRPANELRRLYCTCSLLSSKSWPMPC from the coding sequence ATGACTACTCCCCTCCCCAACCGAACTGGTGTATTCCAGGTGCCTACCACGGCAAGCAACCCCTCGCTTTTCGGCCGGCTGGTACAAACTATGCCCTGGGGCGTGCTGGTGCTCAATCGGTCGGGCGTCGTTACACTTATCAACGAGGAGGTGCAGCGCTTGACCGGGCTTTCTGCCTCCCATGTGCTGGGCCAGCTTCTAACGGAAGTACTGCCTCTGGATTTTCCGGAGGATGTGCGGCGGGCCTTGTATGCGGTGGTAACAACCGAGGAAGTGGTGTCCGGCACATTTTTCTTGCCACACAGCCAGCAATGGATTGCTATGACCACCGAACCGGGTGAGCATGAGGTGCTGGTGTATTGGCAGAACACCACCGAAATAGTTGTCCAGAAACGCCAGTACCAAGATTTGGCCGACAATCTAACCGACAGTATTGCCACGTGGGGGCCAGACTTACGCCTGCGCTATGCGAATGCCGTCCTGGTTGACCAGCTAAACCAACCGCTGTCGGAACTGCTTGGCAAAACGCTCGGTGAAATGGAGGGCTCGACTGCTATGAGTGACTCGTACACCTTAGAGTTAGAGAAAGTGCTTGTCACGGGGCAGCCGTCGAATCACACCTTTGCTTTCACTACGCCCGAGGGGAATCGACATGTTCACCTGCGTTTAATTCCCGACTGCCAGGACGGGCAGGTGAGGCAGGTGCTGTCTATTGCGCACGACATCACCGAGCTCAAGCAGGCCGAAGTCGAGCTCAGGGCCACCAGCGACCTGCTATTGGCTGCCGAAGAAGTGGCCCATACCGGCAGCTACGAGGTTGAGTTGAAAGCCATGCGTCTTCGCTTTTCCGATGGCATGTTTCGCTTGCTCGGGGAGGTGCCGCAGTCGTTTGTTCCGACGTTGGACATTATGAATTCCCGCTCTCACCCCGACGACGTGCAACTAGTCCAGCAGATTCTGGACGAAGCTATTGCCAACAAAGTCCCGTACCATTACCTACGCCGGGTTTCACGTGCCGACGGGCAAATGCGCCAGCTTGAATCATTCGGCCATGTGGTATGCGACGAGGCGGGGGATGCTGCGAAGCTTATTGGGCAGGTGCGAGATATTACGGAACGCTACCAAGCCGAAAACCAACTGCTTCAGGCCACCCAGACCATACGGCACATGCTGGACGGCTCGCCGGCCGCTATTTGCTTGTTGGAAGCTCAGCGCGACCAACAAACCGGCCAGATTATCGATCTGATTTTCAGAGGAGCCAATCACGCTTCAGAACTTCTCAACCAAAAAAGCGAAGCTTGCCTGCTAGGGCATGGCTTACTGGAGTACTTTCCCGGCGTGCGGACTGTCTTTTTCGACGACTATGTACGCGTGGTGGAAACCGGAGTGCCTTTGCGCACAGATCGGTTCTATTCAAGCGAGCATTACGAAGACCGGTGGTTTGATGTATCGGCCGTTAAGAATGGGGACGGCATCATTCTGACCTTCCTCGACATCACAACTCGTAAGCGAAACGAGCAGGAGCAAGCCGCTAGCCAACAGCTGCTTGAGGCTATTTTCGAGGCGACGCTCAATAGCTTGGAAGTGTTTCGTAGCGTGCGTGATGAGACAGGTCAAGTAATAGATTTTGAATGGGTGTTAGCCAACAAAGCGGCCCATCGGCTGCTGCAGCGCACAGACCTGACAGGCAAACGCCTACTGGTAGAAGAGCCAGCCATGGAGCAAATAGGCGTATTTGAGCGCCTGTGTCAGGTGGTGGAACAGCGGCAGTCCGTTGACTTTGAGGTGTTCTACCCTACCGATGCTACCGACGCCTGGTATTATATAGCGGCCACGCCCTCAATGATGGCTTGGTGGTTAATTGGCAAGACATTACGGCCAGCAAACGAGCTACGGAGGCTATACTGCACCTGCAGCTTACTCAGCAGCAAAAGCTGGCCAATGCCGTGCTAG
- a CDS encoding sensor histidine kinase yields the protein MLDAQESERRRIAESLHNGLNQLLYATKLHLEQLVSPTPTTVFTEGKKKAMALLSDAISQGRTLSHQLMPTALESFGLKAALKSICHDLNSSKLHLSCSVSAFAPISKSLELALYRMAQELANNVVKHADATQAHLHLVERDGWLELHADDNGRGFDPKRARSQGMGLNALRDRVKLLGGELEILSSPEHGTQISVRIPRTALETD from the coding sequence GTGCTAGATGCCCAGGAAAGCGAGCGGCGACGCATTGCCGAAAGTTTGCACAACGGGCTAAATCAACTGCTTTACGCCACCAAGCTGCACTTAGAGCAACTGGTTTCGCCCACGCCTACTACTGTCTTTACGGAAGGCAAAAAGAAAGCTATGGCGCTGCTTTCAGACGCTATTTCGCAGGGTCGCACGCTTTCGCACCAGCTTATGCCAACGGCGCTGGAAAGCTTCGGGCTGAAAGCGGCCCTGAAGAGTATCTGCCACGATTTGAACAGTTCGAAGCTGCACCTGTCGTGTTCAGTGTCTGCTTTTGCACCCATCAGCAAGTCATTGGAGCTGGCTCTCTACCGCATGGCCCAAGAGCTAGCCAACAACGTGGTAAAGCATGCCGATGCCACCCAAGCTCACTTGCACTTGGTTGAGCGCGATGGTTGGCTGGAGCTGCATGCCGACGACAATGGGCGAGGCTTTGATCCTAAGCGGGCACGCTCGCAAGGCATGGGACTAAACGCGCTGCGTGACCGAGTGAAGCTGCTAGGAGGGGAGCTTGAAATTCTTTCCTCGCCCGAGCATGGCACGCAAATCAGTGTCAGAATACCCCGTACGGCGCTCGAAACCGATTAA
- a CDS encoding response regulator, with product MIRVFLVDDHTLMRDGLRAVLATQPDLAVVGEASNGQELLDQLPDTPADVVLLDMNMPVLDGLATTIRLRERFPNLRILMLSMLEYERSIGQVLDAGAHGYVLKNADKMEIVTGILTVAAGKQFLCSELGLAMLRKVLAMEESEPSPSVKKSSGLSFREREVLQLISNGLTNQAIADKLFTSKRTIETHRQNIIEKTGVKNTAALIKHAMDQGWINVSDVA from the coding sequence ATGATTCGGGTATTCCTAGTTGATGACCATACGCTTATGCGAGATGGACTGCGAGCTGTACTAGCTACCCAACCCGATCTGGCGGTTGTGGGCGAAGCATCCAATGGGCAAGAATTACTGGATCAGTTGCCCGATACGCCTGCCGATGTAGTGCTGCTGGATATGAATATGCCCGTGCTCGATGGGTTGGCTACTACCATTCGGTTGCGCGAGCGGTTTCCTAACCTGCGCATCCTAATGCTGTCCATGCTCGAGTACGAGCGCAGCATCGGGCAAGTGCTTGATGCCGGGGCGCACGGCTATGTGCTCAAGAATGCCGACAAGATGGAAATCGTAACCGGTATTTTGACTGTTGCCGCCGGCAAGCAGTTTTTGTGCAGTGAGTTAGGACTGGCGATGCTGCGTAAAGTGCTGGCAATGGAAGAAAGCGAGCCAAGTCCAAGCGTTAAGAAGAGCAGCGGCCTCTCGTTTCGGGAGCGGGAAGTGCTACAGCTTATCAGCAACGGCCTCACCAACCAAGCCATTGCTGATAAGCTCTTTACTAGTAAGCGCACTATCGAAACGCACCGGCAGAACATCATCGAGAAGACCGGCGTCAAAAACACCGCTGCGCTGATCAAACACGCCATGGACCAAGGCTGGATCAATGTGTCGGATGTGGCGTAA
- a CDS encoding TetR/AcrR family transcriptional regulator — MARTTLSMPISPQTKEDAIRENVMRAAQHLFQQHGLNNVTLEDVARAIGKGKSTLYYYYKSKEEIFMAVMDREISEVITEVALAVKQAGTAEEKLQAFCATKLRALRKKLALYSLVCSEMFSNAEFGCTMRQRYLQRESKLLKDILAFGMETGEIRALSSQEQEALVFIMLSGLNGLELEMVHNTNNPREQDFAISMLARVMIHGIGA, encoded by the coding sequence ATGGCCCGAACCACTCTATCGATGCCCATCAGTCCTCAAACTAAAGAGGATGCCATCCGCGAAAATGTGATGCGGGCAGCCCAGCATTTATTTCAGCAGCACGGGTTGAACAATGTGACGTTGGAAGACGTGGCTAGAGCCATTGGCAAAGGCAAAAGCACCCTTTACTACTACTACAAAAGCAAGGAAGAGATTTTCATGGCCGTCATGGACCGTGAAATCAGTGAGGTGATAACCGAAGTGGCTCTGGCCGTAAAACAAGCTGGCACGGCCGAAGAAAAGCTTCAAGCTTTCTGCGCCACCAAATTGCGGGCGTTGCGCAAAAAATTGGCGCTTTACTCCCTGGTTTGTAGCGAGATGTTCAGCAATGCTGAATTTGGCTGCACCATGCGCCAGCGCTACCTACAACGGGAAAGCAAGCTGCTCAAAGACATTCTTGCTTTCGGAATGGAAACCGGCGAAATACGCGCCCTTAGCTCCCAAGAACAGGAAGCGCTGGTGTTCATCATGCTCAGTGGTTTGAATGGGTTGGAGCTGGAAATGGTGCACAACACCAATAACCCTCGCGAGCAGGATTTCGCCATCAGCATGCTGGCCCGCGTGATGATACACGGGATAGGAGCGTAG
- a CDS encoding amidohydrolase: MKHIFLSLSLLAALPMAAQVPMPAPAQSKPILLVGGNLHVGNGTVVPDAAVAFDKGRITYAGAQNGFAKRDGYEVVDVKGQEIYPGLILPNTTLGLTETESIRATVDEQEVGMMNPNVRSLIAYNTDSDIIPTVRTNGVLMAQITPRGGMLSGQSSIVQLDAWNWQDAAVRADDGLHLNWPLMVLKLDPAEDEKAVERRIRDRQAQLRELEVMFTEAAAYKNSPANRRENLRLSSLAGIFDGSKTLFIHADYGKEIVEAVSFAKRLGVQKVVVIGARDAWMMLDFLKQNDVAVVLSRTHALPRRPGDDYDLPYRLPSMLQQAGIRYCLDYEGSMETAGSRNLAFIAGTSAGHGLTPNRP, translated from the coding sequence ATGAAACATATATTCCTCTCTTTGAGCTTGCTTGCCGCGCTGCCCATGGCGGCGCAAGTGCCGATGCCAGCTCCGGCCCAAAGCAAGCCGATTCTGCTGGTCGGCGGCAACCTTCACGTAGGCAACGGCACTGTAGTGCCCGACGCGGCCGTGGCTTTCGACAAAGGCCGCATCACGTACGCAGGGGCGCAAAATGGCTTTGCGAAACGCGACGGCTACGAAGTGGTGGACGTGAAAGGCCAGGAAATCTACCCCGGCCTGATTCTGCCTAACACCACGTTGGGCCTCACCGAAACCGAATCCATCCGGGCGACGGTGGACGAGCAGGAAGTGGGCATGATGAACCCCAACGTCCGCTCCCTGATTGCCTACAACACCGACTCCGACATCATCCCGACGGTGCGCACCAACGGCGTGCTGATGGCCCAGATTACGCCCCGCGGCGGGATGCTCTCGGGGCAAAGCAGCATCGTGCAACTCGATGCCTGGAACTGGCAAGACGCCGCCGTGCGCGCCGACGACGGGCTGCACCTGAACTGGCCCCTGATGGTGCTCAAGCTGGACCCCGCCGAAGACGAAAAGGCAGTGGAAAGACGCATCCGGGACCGGCAAGCGCAGTTGCGCGAGTTGGAGGTGATGTTTACCGAAGCGGCAGCCTACAAAAACTCGCCGGCTAACCGTCGCGAAAACCTGCGTCTATCCTCTCTTGCTGGTATTTTCGACGGCTCCAAAACCTTGTTTATCCACGCCGACTACGGCAAGGAAATCGTGGAGGCGGTCAGCTTTGCCAAGCGGCTTGGGGTGCAGAAAGTGGTGGTGATTGGCGCGCGCGACGCCTGGATGATGCTCGATTTCCTTAAGCAAAATGACGTAGCCGTAGTGCTTTCCCGCACGCACGCCCTGCCCCGCCGCCCCGGCGACGACTACGACTTACCTTATCGGCTGCCGAGCATGCTACAGCAAGCCGGCATCCGTTATTGCCTGGACTATGAAGGGAGTATGGAAACGGCAGGTTCACGCAACCTGGCCTTTATTGCCGGCACGTCCGCCGGCCACGGCCTCACCCCGAACAGGCCCTAA
- a CDS encoding amidohydrolase family protein yields MLHGSANPIGGQSQLIKLRWGAAAEDLKVAGADPFIKFALGENVKQSNAGEANVLRFPQSRMGVEQVFVDAFTRAREYEKEWAAYNKLGKGQQKKTEAPRRDLELDALVEILNNKRFITCHSYVQSEINMLLSVADRLGFKVNTFTHILEGYKVADKMKAHGAAASTFADWWGYKNEVRDAIPYNAAIMHDAGLTVAINSDDAEMSRRLNQEAAKTVKYGGLSEEEALKLVTINPAKMLHVDKQMGSIKEGKDADVVLWSAHPLSIYAHAERTFVDGRQFFDVESDKALRLEMEKERLRIVQKMLAAKKGGAPTQTPVAKATGHFHCDTEGEEKELDK; encoded by the coding sequence TTGCTGCACGGCTCGGCCAACCCCATCGGGGGCCAGTCGCAGTTGATTAAGCTGCGTTGGGGCGCCGCGGCCGAAGACTTGAAGGTGGCCGGTGCTGATCCGTTCATCAAGTTTGCACTCGGCGAAAACGTGAAGCAGTCCAACGCCGGCGAAGCCAACGTGTTGCGTTTTCCGCAGTCGCGCATGGGCGTGGAACAGGTGTTTGTAGATGCCTTCACACGAGCCAGAGAGTACGAAAAAGAGTGGGCTGCCTACAACAAGCTCGGCAAAGGCCAGCAAAAGAAAACGGAAGCTCCGCGGCGAGACTTAGAGCTGGACGCACTGGTGGAAATCCTGAACAACAAGCGCTTTATCACCTGCCACAGCTACGTGCAAAGTGAAATCAACATGCTGCTGAGCGTGGCCGACCGCTTAGGCTTCAAGGTGAACACCTTCACGCACATTCTGGAGGGCTACAAAGTGGCCGATAAGATGAAAGCGCACGGCGCGGCTGCCAGCACCTTCGCCGACTGGTGGGGCTACAAAAACGAGGTGCGCGACGCTATTCCGTACAACGCCGCCATCATGCACGACGCCGGCCTGACGGTAGCCATCAACTCCGATGACGCCGAAATGAGCCGCCGTCTCAACCAAGAAGCCGCCAAAACCGTGAAGTACGGCGGGTTGTCGGAAGAGGAAGCGTTGAAGCTCGTGACTATCAACCCCGCCAAGATGCTGCACGTGGATAAGCAGATGGGCAGCATCAAGGAAGGCAAGGACGCCGACGTGGTACTGTGGAGCGCGCACCCGCTGAGCATTTACGCCCACGCCGAGCGCACTTTCGTGGATGGTCGTCAATTCTTCGATGTGGAGTCGGACAAGGCGCTGCGCCTGGAAATGGAAAAGGAGCGGCTGCGCATCGTGCAGAAAATGCTGGCCGCCAAAAAAGGGGGTGCGCCTACCCAAACGCCCGTTGCCAAAGCCACCGGCCATTTCCACTGCGACACGGAAGGCGAAGAAAAAGAACTGGATAAGTAG
- a CDS encoding amidohydrolase family protein: MDDVYDASRISLEELKHWEMAPANAAMLAKAGVPFALSAADLKDKKKFLPNVRKAIQYGLSEEQALRALTATPAEFIKAQDKVGSLKPGLTANFLVCSSSLFADDNVLLDNWVQGERYQLSNVPADYRGVYTLQVGTQPAVQMLVAGKPEAPELKIAVAPKDTVRGAISVQGELATIVYNPTPKDKTTTVRLSGYYTPTSRVFQGDGQLPDASRVKWTARRQEVASQVAKRDSAKAPAPIQLGSILYPFAAYGRIAVPPQETVLIKNATVWTSEAAGKLENTDVLLVNGKISKVGKSLAAKDARVVDGTGKHLTPGIIDEHSHLAIVGGVNEGTQAVTSEVRIGDVLDPEDVDLYRDLAGA; encoded by the coding sequence GTGGACGACGTGTACGATGCCTCACGCATTTCGCTGGAGGAATTGAAGCATTGGGAAATGGCGCCCGCCAATGCGGCTATGCTAGCCAAGGCCGGAGTGCCATTTGCGTTGTCGGCCGCCGACTTGAAAGACAAAAAGAAGTTTCTGCCCAACGTGCGCAAAGCCATTCAGTATGGGCTGAGTGAAGAACAGGCTTTGCGTGCCCTCACGGCCACTCCCGCCGAGTTTATAAAAGCGCAAGACAAAGTGGGCAGCCTAAAGCCGGGCCTGACGGCTAACTTCCTAGTGTGCTCCAGCAGCCTCTTCGCCGACGATAACGTCCTGCTCGACAATTGGGTGCAGGGCGAGCGATATCAACTCAGCAATGTGCCCGCCGACTACCGCGGTGTGTACACCTTGCAAGTAGGCACCCAGCCTGCCGTGCAAATGCTGGTGGCGGGCAAGCCCGAAGCCCCCGAACTGAAAATAGCAGTTGCCCCCAAAGACACCGTTCGCGGCGCTATATCGGTGCAAGGCGAACTAGCTACCATTGTCTACAATCCCACGCCCAAAGACAAAACCACTACTGTCCGCTTGAGCGGTTACTATACGCCTACTTCCCGCGTGTTCCAGGGGGATGGCCAACTGCCCGACGCTTCCCGCGTGAAATGGACAGCCCGCCGCCAAGAAGTAGCCAGCCAAGTGGCTAAGCGCGACTCTGCTAAAGCGCCCGCACCGATACAATTAGGCTCGATACTATATCCGTTTGCAGCCTACGGGCGCATTGCGGTACCACCACAGGAAACGGTGCTCATCAAGAATGCCACTGTATGGACCAGCGAAGCAGCCGGCAAACTCGAAAATACCGATGTGCTGCTAGTAAACGGCAAAATCTCGAAAGTAGGCAAGAGCCTCGCGGCCAAAGATGCCCGCGTGGTTGACGGCACGGGCAAGCACCTCACCCCCGGTATCATCGACGAACACTCGCACCTAGCTATTGTTGGGGGTGTGAATGAGGGCACGCAGGCTGTGACATCGGAGGTACGCATCGGCGACGTACTCGACCCAGAGGATGTAGATCTGTACCGCGACCTAGCGGGGGCGTAA
- a CDS encoding SGNH/GDSL hydrolase family protein, which yields MSQSSASARRSFLKKASLGSVVALSAPELLLGAEANSKAPKVSLATNDVILFQGDSITDAGRKKESKDANEPNTPGTLGNGYVYLAAAELLARNPGKNLKIYNRGISGNKVYQLAERWDADCLELKPTVLSLLVGVNDFWHKLKHGYQGTIKTYTDDYTALLNRTRQQLPQVKLIIGEPFAVEGTSAVDQTWYPAFKEYQAAARSIAAQFNATLIPYQSVFDQAQKQAPGVYWTGDGVHPSVAGCQLMAKAWLDTIKS from the coding sequence ATGTCACAATCATCTGCTTCTGCCCGCCGGAGTTTTTTGAAAAAAGCCTCACTCGGTAGTGTCGTTGCTTTAAGTGCCCCAGAGTTGCTATTAGGCGCCGAGGCCAACTCAAAAGCTCCCAAAGTTTCTCTGGCTACCAACGACGTTATCTTATTCCAAGGCGACTCCATCACGGATGCTGGTCGCAAAAAAGAAAGCAAGGACGCTAATGAGCCCAATACCCCGGGCACTTTGGGCAATGGTTATGTCTATCTGGCCGCCGCAGAATTGCTGGCTCGAAATCCTGGCAAAAACCTAAAAATCTATAACCGCGGTATCAGTGGTAACAAGGTCTACCAACTGGCCGAGCGTTGGGATGCCGATTGCCTGGAGCTGAAGCCAACGGTGCTGAGCTTGTTGGTGGGCGTCAACGATTTTTGGCACAAACTCAAACACGGCTACCAAGGCACTATCAAAACCTACACCGACGACTACACCGCACTTCTGAACCGTACTCGGCAACAGCTGCCACAGGTTAAGCTCATCATCGGAGAGCCATTTGCCGTCGAAGGTACGAGCGCCGTCGATCAGACGTGGTATCCAGCTTTCAAGGAGTACCAAGCCGCAGCTCGCAGTATTGCCGCTCAATTCAACGCCACATTGATTCCTTACCAGAGCGTATTCGACCAAGCCCAGAAGCAAGCGCCTGGTGTCTACTGGACTGGCGATGGTGTGCACCCCAGTGTAGCAGGTTGCCAGCTAATGGCTAAGGCATGGCTGGACACCATCAAGAGCTAA
- the nirD gene encoding nitrite reductase small subunit NirD, translating to METIVDVEWLPVCKTTDIPADGGACALVEGQQVAIFNFARRGEWYATQNLCPHKQQMALARGMIGSTGEACEPKVACPFHKRTFSLLTGECLNGDECSIQTYPIKVEDGVVYIGWA from the coding sequence ATGGAAACTATTGTCGACGTAGAATGGCTGCCCGTGTGCAAAACCACGGATATACCAGCCGATGGAGGCGCCTGTGCCCTGGTGGAAGGCCAGCAGGTTGCCATTTTCAACTTTGCCCGTCGTGGCGAGTGGTACGCCACCCAAAACCTGTGTCCGCACAAGCAGCAGATGGCGTTGGCCCGCGGTATGATTGGCAGCACTGGCGAAGCCTGTGAGCCGAAAGTGGCCTGCCCGTTTCATAAGCGCACCTTTTCGTTGCTCACGGGTGAATGCCTGAATGGCGACGAGTGTAGCATTCAAACCTACCCGATCAAGGTCGAGGACGGGGTAGTTTACATCGGCTGGGCCTAA